The Synechococcus sp. BL107 nucleotide sequence TGTTTGGCTTATTCCAATAGCGAACAGCAGTAGGAACAGCAGGTTGGTTCAGCCATTCATCTGACTGCTCAACCAACATCCGCTTGTAAGTGGCAACGGCTTCAACCTCGACTGCTTCGCCCAGCAGAGCAGCGAGTTCGTGGTCAATGAGGGTGGTGATGGCGAATGCCCAATAGATGATGACGGCGATGTGCCGTGCCAAAAATCTGTCGCCCCAGTTCTTCAGCCCGTTGAGGTCTCTGGCAAAGATGTCTTCGTGGGTTTGCTCGTTGGTGTCCTGATAACGAGCGAGTTCCAACGTCTCTCTGATGCTGCCTTTCCTGTCGAGACCAATGGTCTCCAGGTAATGGCAAGCGCTCTCTTCCGCTGTGTAAGCAGTGCGAGCAATGATCTCAAGTGAAGCTGCTCTTCTTGCATCAGCTTTGCTCCAAACAACATTCAGAAGGCTTTCACCTGTCTCAATGATTTTGTGAGCAACTTCAGCCTTTCTCGTTTTAGTTTCCATGAGTTTCATAACTCCATACATATGTTGTAGGCCGCTCTCCCACGGGAGTTGTGAACCGATTATGAAGCTTTAGGCATTTCTGCTATGTATTGCTTACCAATCAAAAAGATAAAGATCAGTAGTGGCTGATGCTGTTGGTACTCAACTCAGCCAGTTGGCATCCACTGAGAAGGTCAAAACGGAAACATCTTCATTACCTTCTCCTTCTGCGATAGCAACACAGGCCAACTCGCGGCGGTCAAAAGAGTTCTTTGATTTTGTGGCGAACTTGGCTGCGTCGTCGTGAGACCAACAGGCCAACCCGCGCTCGTCTCTCTCAACGACGTAGGCATCCCAAACCTCAGCAAACTCCTCACCATCGGGTCCGGCCAGAAACTCATTGACGGCCGCTTCGGCACCGATCTCTTTGTGCCTCACCAGAAACACCCTCATCAGCGGGTGGTCGATAGTTCGGCTTGTGGTGATAACACCAGTGATGCCACGGACAGTGGTCGCAACGACCCTCCGAGGGTTCTGTCTGGCGTCAACAACAACGACCGGGCAAGAAAGGTCCCACTCAGCCCTGTTCTTCAGCTCTCTTGCTGACTGAGAAAGCTCGCCCTTTAGCTCAGTGATGAGAGTGCTGACGAGAGTTGTCGGGTCAGTCATGCCAGGAGGCTACTGACGGCAGACACAAAAATGTCCAAACTCCAAGGCGAAGGCTGGGATGAATGGATCTTCAGACAGAGCGTCGAAATAGGGACCAGGAATGATGTTGTGGACTGATGGGGATCGTCGTGGTTGGTGTCTATGAGAGTGGTGTACGGGTTGGAAGCAGCAGACGGCAGCGTTAAATGCGCTGGCTGCAGCAATAGAACTACTTCCTTGAATGCCTTTCTTTACATCTCTCGTGAAGAGTTACACATCTAATGAAGATTAGATAATTGAAAAATACAATTATTCAGATAATAAATAAACACCCTTCTCATGCCTTATTCCTCTTCATGGGGGAGAGGAATCTTTGTTGGACGCACCTGACAAGAGAGAAGCGGAAGTTACACCCCTTCTTCCGTATTCCTCTCCCCCTCCTATTCGCTCCTTCTCAATTACTTCACCTATCTATTAATTGGCTTTTAAGTTACTAATTTGCGACTGGCTGTCGCCTAGAGGGAAAAAAGCAGATTTACCCCGTTCCGGGTGCCGCTTAGGTCGGATCGCCAGGGGGTGGTCCTTTTTCATAGGTTCGTACCACCGAGGCATTTGTTTCTCGATTTTCATTGAAAATTTGCCCCTATACCCAAATAGGTGAAAGCAGGTCTCTACAGATCCCCCGCATGGGTGATGTGGTTCTGATTAATACCGGCGATGGTGTGTTCACGGGGCGAGAGCCTCGCACTTCAAAGAAACAGCTATGGCTGAATACGGCAAACCTCAATCGGTATTTAAAGAGAAGTCCGCGACTTCGGCAGAGATTAAGTGGATTGAAACGGCTGCAAAACGTGGTGAGCAATTGACACTTCAGGAAGCAAGAAAGCAAATTAAAAAATACACAACCATTGCAGTGATATTTTTCGTGTTGCTTTTTGGTGGCTGTGTAAACATGATTTCATCGAATAAGGATGATCCAGCAAGTCGAGCAACGGAAACATGTCGCTTGACCGCTGACCTGCATACATCAGAGCAAGGCGCAAGTACTTATGTGTTCGCGGAAGGCATCAGTCCCACAAAAGCTTTACTGCATTTCAGGCATCCAAAAAGTGGAAGGACTTGGACAACAAATTACTTTTGCGACTGAGTAATAAACTGTCGGGAAGGCTGATGCCCTATCGCTCTAGGCTGAAAGCAATACAAAACCCTTCGGGGAAAAGCAGGGGGCGCAGGTGTCGCCATCTATCTCCCGACAAAACATTCACTAGCCCCGTCTCAATGGCGGGGTTTTTATTGCCCGCAGAGGGTTCACCCAGTTGAGGGATGCAAAGCCCAGAAATTGGGCAAAACAATCAATCGATTGAGGGATGTGTAATTCACTCATCAATTGGAAACTGAACCTATGAAACGTTTTGCCTCCATCACTGCCGCCGTACTCGCTATTAGCGCTGCAACAGCGACAGCGACAGCGGAAGCTGCACTTACAACGCATTCACTGGCTCCACCTCTTGCTACTGACCCGAAGGAGAACTCAATGACCTCTAAAATTCTTGTTCAATACGATTCACTTCGTTCCAACTCTGTCAGTCACAAACTGGCACTAGAGGTTCAAAGGTTTCTGACACAGTTTGGAGTTGAGGCTATCGTGGCTGATCCAAATCTTCCTCTTTACGATGAGGAACTTCGTGATGATCCTAAAGTTCAAGAATACTTGGATCAGGTTAATTGGGCTGATGGATTCGTTTGGATCTCTCCTGAGCTTCACGGAACTATCTCCGCAGTCATGAAGAATCAGGTGGACTGGATGCAACTTTCTGTCGGAGCTGTTCGTCCTACTCAAGGTAAAACACTGGCGGTAATGCAAGTTGAAGGAGGATCCCAATCTTTCAATACTGTGAACCTCATGAGGCAGATGGGTCGTTGGATGAGAATGTTCACTATTCCAAACCAGTCCTCTATTCCTAAAGCTTATCAAGAGTTCACTGAGGCTGGTCAACTTAAGGATTCATCTTTACGTAATCGTGTTATCGATGTTACCGAAGAGTTGGTCAAGCTCACTGAGATCCTCAAGGATAAAGTTGACTTCCTAACCGATCGTTACTCTGAGCGTGTTGAGTCTGGTGAAGAATTGGCTGAGCGCATGAATCTTAAGGAGGCCGCCTGATGAATACTTTACTCAAGAAATATCTTCTTTATAACTTGAGATCACTGACAGTTGGTACCGGATTAAAGGCACTGATTGTTGGAATACTTATGTCTAACGAGTATTCCTACTTGCAATCAGTTCCAGTGGGTGCATTCACTGCTATAAACATTTCATTCTCTGCTGATAGGATGATCTTCAGCGAAAAGAAAAAAGAGAATAAGTTTGTCCTCCCCATCAGCACATCCGTGCCATCAACTGATTCATCAGCACCAGCACATCTTGCAGTTGCAGTTAAACGGGGTCAGCTAAATCATCCGACTAGGGCAAGCGTTCCAATTCCCCCCACACCCTGCTGAGTATTTGCAAATTGGCGCTACTGCGAAGCCGTCGGTTGTCGTCTAGTTCCGTCGCAAGGCGGGATTTTTTGATTGAAGATCCAGGGCCTTCCTTTACTCATCACGTCGCTGGTCCAGTTCGCCCTATACCTGAAAACGCTCCCTTCCTATCTCTTCGGGTAGGGAGAAGCTTGGTGTGAAGAAGGCTTGGTGACGGAGCCCAGGAGGTTCAACTGCCAAGCACATTGAGTTAGCTCTTTCGATACAGCTATCCGTAGCGACTGAGTGAATCACAGGTGGAGAGCTGATCAGAGTTATGTCAGTTCGTCGCCTTGATCTGAAGCGATGGATAGGTGAGCACCCAGTGATGTCTCCATCGGGGTGTTAACCGACTGAAGTGTGTAGTCCCCACTTTCCAGGGGTGGGGCTGCACTTTTCAAAGTGGTGGCTCCGGAAGGTAACGGCTCTGGGGCTGCAGCTTTACGCGTCCCTCAGAAGATGCCTAGAACCCCTTTCTTCTTTTTGCAGTAGCCAGCACCGATATTCATCCACCCCTCTAGGCAGGCTTCTCCGTTGGTAGGAGCGACCTCGTAATAGATGGGTGATACGCATGTGGTTCCAAGCGTGTTCACGTAACCCAATGGGCATTGATCGTGACCCTCTGCTTTTGGTATTTCTTTCTGAGCCAATGAAGCTGAGGGAGCCACCAGGAGAGGTAGAAGGGCGATGAGGAAGTAACGCATCAGAAGAGCCACCAGCCAAGTAGTAGGCCAATGATGATTCCTTTGAACCAAACCAGGGCAGCCATCTGATATTCCGTCAGGCCAAGCTTCTTCTTTATCCAGAGGAAGGCTTGCTCGTCAGCGAAGATGACAGCACGGATGGGTCGAACGATCCAATCCATCACTGCCCCACCATGTCGAGGTACTTGGTGATGTCACCGCCGTTGCAGTAGCGGACAGCGACAGGCCGCTCGATGAAGCCACTCTTTCCGTCTTCATCGAGGAACTCAACACCAGTCAGGTTGACGATCCCGGTCTCTGCGTTCTTGACGCAGTTCACGAACTCCTTGGACTGCTTGGCCATCGGAAGCAGGAAAACAAGACCAGCAAGAACAGCTGCCCCGATAAAGCTCTTCTCAATCTTGGAATTCATCTAGGTGATCCTTGATTTCTCATGATTTTTAGGACGGGGGCCCGCTCTTGTCCATATGGCGTCAACCAAAACCAATGCCCAGAGTTATTAGTCACCTATTCGGTACAGATACGAAACTCCAACAACAGTATTCTTGGCTCACAGGCATTTGTATATCTGAGAGTTTCAGTTGATGATGCCCTTGAATCAAGCCCCATCGCAAGGCGTTTTTTTATTTGCAGCGGGTAAAACTTCTAGCAGTTGCCAAACGGTCTGATGTCCAGATAATTCATACATTGACTGAAGTGACTTTGTCGCATGTCGGCATTCCAGTTGTCTCCGCTTGCATCCATCACTACTGGCTTTCTGGTGCTGTTTGTTGGCAAGCGTCTGAATCGTGAATGGAATTTCCTTCAGCGATATTCGATACCTGAGCCCGTTTCAGGTGGCCTGCTGGTTGCTCTGCTCCTGACAGTTCTGCATGTTCTTGGTGGCCCTGAGCTGCTCTTTAGTCTCGAGTCACGAGATTTCCTACTGGTCTATTTCTTCACCACGGTGGGGATGAGTGCCCGGTTCCGCGATCTCAGTCGCGGTGGTCCGGCTCTTTTCATCCTGCTTGGGTTGACTATTGCTTTCATGACCCTGCAGAACCTGCTTGGTATTGCGATGGCAGGTCTGCTGGGGCTCCATCCCGCCACGGGACTGTTATTAGGAACCGTTTCCCTGATTGGTGGCCACGGCACCACCATCGCCTGGGCTCCGACCTTTGCTGAACAGTTTCATATCGAAAATGCGATGGAGATCGGCATCGCAGCAGCCACCTTCGGGCTGGTGCTCGCCAGTGCCAGTGGCGGTCCGATCGCGCAGTTCCTGCTGCGTCGCTTTCACGTTCCCTGTCCGGATGCGGATGCAACGACGCAGCCAGCTTCCAACGCTTCGCATCCCTCGGATCAGCAAGGTTCCAGCGCAAATTCCATTGACATCAACGGTTTCCTTACAGCACTGCTCGCTATCAACCTCTGCATCCTTTCCGGCACGTTGCTCAATGAAGGGATCGGTGCCGCCGGGTTGAAATTGCCGCTCTTTGTTCCCTGCCTGCTGATGGGCATTGTGTTTTCGAATCTGCTGCCGGAACGCCGCTCAGAGCAGGTGGTGTTTCATTGGCCCCGTCGTTCTGCCTCGCTCGATCTCATCGGCGAATTATCCCTGGGCATCTTTTTGGCGATGTCGCTGATGAGTCTCCAGCTCTGGTCACTGGTGGGTCTGGCCTTGCCATTGTTGTTGATCTTGCTGGTTCAGTTTTTCTTCGCTCTGGTGGTGAATCTGCTGCTGGTGTTCCGTCTGATGGGTCGTGATTACGACGCAACAGTGATTTGTGCCGGGTTCGGTGGCATTTCCCTGGGCTCTACTCCCACGGCTATGGCGAACATGAAGGCTGTTACGCAGCAGCATGGGCCATCTACCCGTGCCTTTTTGATCGTGCCGCTGGTGTCGGCCTTTTTCCTCGATCTGGTGAACGCCATCCTTATTCCAGCTTTCGTCGGCGGGTTCTAATTCAGCCTCCTGATCTCGAGGTTCTGACGGTGTTGAAGATGCCAGTCCTAGAAGTCCAGGTCCGTTTGGATTATTTCCAACAAACTCACTTCACTGGAGCATGAAATTCACCCCGTCGTAAGGCGGGGGTTTTAGATGCCTGGCTC carries:
- a CDS encoding alternative oxidase, yielding MKLMETKTRKAEVAHKIIETGESLLNVVWSKADARRAASLEIIARTAYTAEESACHYLETIGLDRKGSIRETLELARYQDTNEQTHEDIFARDLNGLKNWGDRFLARHIAVIIYWAFAITTLIDHELAALLGEAVEVEAVATYKRMLVEQSDEWLNQPAVPTAVRYWNKPNSMWKVRGDNQPMSMRDVVEAIVKDEADHVHANSQKAVAF
- a CDS encoding NAD(P)H-dependent oxidoreductase, producing the protein MKRFASITAAVLAISAATATATAEAALTTHSLAPPLATDPKENSMTSKILVQYDSLRSNSVSHKLALEVQRFLTQFGVEAIVADPNLPLYDEELRDDPKVQEYLDQVNWADGFVWISPELHGTISAVMKNQVDWMQLSVGAVRPTQGKTLAVMQVEGGSQSFNTVNLMRQMGRWMRMFTIPNQSSIPKAYQEFTEAGQLKDSSLRNRVIDVTEELVKLTEILKDKVDFLTDRYSERVESGEELAERMNLKEAA
- the gltS gene encoding sodium/glutamate symporter, producing the protein MSAFQLSPLASITTGFLVLFVGKRLNREWNFLQRYSIPEPVSGGLLVALLLTVLHVLGGPELLFSLESRDFLLVYFFTTVGMSARFRDLSRGGPALFILLGLTIAFMTLQNLLGIAMAGLLGLHPATGLLLGTVSLIGGHGTTIAWAPTFAEQFHIENAMEIGIAAATFGLVLASASGGPIAQFLLRRFHVPCPDADATTQPASNASHPSDQQGSSANSIDINGFLTALLAINLCILSGTLLNEGIGAAGLKLPLFVPCLLMGIVFSNLLPERRSEQVVFHWPRRSASLDLIGELSLGIFLAMSLMSLQLWSLVGLALPLLLILLVQFFFALVVNLLLVFRLMGRDYDATVICAGFGGISLGSTPTAMANMKAVTQQHGPSTRAFLIVPLVSAFFLDLVNAILIPAFVGGF